In the genome of Triticum urartu cultivar G1812 chromosome 5, Tu2.1, whole genome shotgun sequence, one region contains:
- the LOC125506902 gene encoding uncharacterized protein LOC125506902, with protein MLMRGGREWEERAYTGGGRRGQGGGRQPRRRPVPRGQRRGELRGHWIERRRGGGHSTAAVLGAPTSGGERRQEKLRGDALKAISHGRCGFACARERLHTGWRRSSTQRANLALVRRRRGCCPPVQPAARRASPEFLHDAGRKPLSCSLSLLPSHVPSLNFSLLPFFSKQLPLPSMEPRRLRHEPIHPSCARSPATPDAARSSLHRAAAVRAEDDASASTARPLCFALDCQAPPVLIPVQLRVLACPHGELRLLRAVAASLNLHHLLQVGAQGVASCQRRQSCCSRVVIGLRVLLQQQIRVLLQHQSMDFPSRI; from the coding sequence ATGCTGATGCGAGGGGGGAGAGAGTGGGAGGAGCGCGCGTACACGGGAGGCGGGAGGCGGGGCCAGGGAGGAGGAAGACAGCCGCGACGGCGACCAGTGCCGCGGGGCCAGCGGCGAGGAGAGCTCCGGGGTCACTGGATCGAGCGTCGCAGGGGAGGAGGACACTCCACGGCGGCGGTGCTTGGGGCTCCGACGAGCGGTGGCGAGCGGCGACAGGAGAAGCTCCGCGGCGACGCCCTGAAGGCCATCAGCCATGGCCGTTGTGGTTTCGCGTGCGCCCGCGAGCGGCTGCACACTGGGTGGAGGCGGAGCTCGACGCAGCGCGCGAACCTAGCCTTGGTGCGACGGCGGCGCGGCTGCTGTCCTCCCGTCCAACCCGCAGCACGTCGAGCCTCACCGGAGTTCCTCCATGACGCCGGCAGGAAGCCCCTATCCTGCAGTCTCTCTCTGCTTCCTTCCCATGTTCCCTCTCTGAATTTCTCTCTCCTTCCTTTCTTCAGTAAGCAGCTGCCACTGCCCTCCATGGAGCCCCGACGCCTCCGCCATGAACCCATCCATCCCTCCTGTGCGCGCTCCCCTGCAACTCCAGACGCCGCCCGCAGCTCTCTGCATCGAGCAGCAGCAGTTCGGGCAGAGGACGACGCCTCTGCCTCGACCGCTCGCCCCCTCTGCTTCGCGCTGGACTGCCAAGCCCCTCCCGTCCTCATCCCAGTGCAGCTGCGCGTTCTCGCCTGCCCCCACGGCGAGCTCCGCCTCCTGCGTGCGGTCGCCGCCTCCCTCAACCTCCACCACCTGCTACAAGTTGGTGCCCAGGGCGTCGCAAGCTGCCAGCGGCGGCAGAGTTGCTGCTCCCGTGTCGTGATTGGACTCCGTGTTCTTCTCCAACAGCAAATACGTGTTCTTCTCCAACACCAATCAATGGATTTCCCGAGCCGGATTTGA